In the genome of Gadus morhua chromosome 12, gadMor3.0, whole genome shotgun sequence, one region contains:
- the LOC115555308 gene encoding elongation of very long chain fatty acids protein 4 — MDSTWQRVQSMYRWTLENGDERTDPWLLVYSPVPIVVIILVYLCVAWTGPRLMKHREPVDLKGVLLLYNFAMVCLSGYMFQKFVVLSRLSNYSLLCQPVDYSNSPLAMKMANVCWWFFFSKVIELSDTVFFILRKKNNQLTFLHIFHHTTMIVNCWAGVKYVPGGQSFFIGLLNSFVHMIMYSYYGLAGLGPHMQKFLWWKRYLTTLQLVQFVVVTTHTTYNLFTECNFPDFMNVVVFGYCSTLIVLFSNFYYKNYLSEKEKRK; from the exons ATGGATAGCACTTGGCAACGCGTCCAGTCCATGTACCGGTGGACCCTGGAGAATGGAG ATGAGAGAACGGACCCATGGCTGCTGGTGTACTCTCCGGTCCCAATAGTAGTCATTATACTGGTCTACCTCTGTGTGGCCTGGACCGGACCCCGATTGATGAAACACAGGGAACCCGTTGATCTGAAAGGAGTTCTCCTCCTTTACAATTTTGCCATGGTCTGCCTGTCTGGGTATATGTTCCAAAAG TTCGTGGTCTTATCCAGGTTGTCCAATTACAGCCTCCTCTGTCAGCCGGTAGACTACAGCAACAGCCCACTGGCAATGAAG ATGGCCAATGTGTGTTGGTGGTTTTTCTTCTCCAAGGTCATAGAACTCAGTGACACG GTATTTTTCATCCTGAGGAAGAAGAACAACCAGCTGACCTTCCTCCACATCTTTCACCATACCACCATGATCGTCAACTGTTGGGCCGGTGTGAAGTATGTCCCGGGTGGACAAT CGTTCTTCATTGGCTTGCTCAACAGCTTCGTCCACATGATCATGTACTCTTACTACGGCCTGGCAGGGCTTGGGCCCCACATGCAGAAATTTCTCTGGTGGAAGCGCTACCTCACCACCCTGCAACTG GTTCAGTTTGTCGTTGTGACGACACACACAACGTATAACCTGTTCACTGAGTGTAACTTCCCGGACTTCATGAATGTCGTTGTCTTCGGCTATTGTTCAACCCTTATCGTCCTCTTCTCCAATTTTTACTACAAAAACTATCTCAGCgaaaaggaaaaaaggaagTAA
- the mutyh gene encoding adenine DNA glycosylase isoform X2, with protein sequence MYNMSKLRSAMQKGKRSTLTMAETTKTPRKRTKEAVKKEEPTNPCTPTTYHTFHEPASVLQIQKKLLNWYDKEKRELPWRTVALKEPDVNIRTYAVWVSEIMLQQTQVATVIEYYNRWMKRWPTVQDLAAASLEEVNKMWAGLGYYSRGRRLHEGAQKVVTEMEGQMPRTVDSLLKQLPGVGRYTAGAIGSIALGEVSGVVDGNVIRVLCRLRAIGADSTSSAVTEALWTLANTVVDPERPGEFNQALMELGARVCTPKAALCGQCPLKTHCHSYRKVHVKQEANSQKLLGKVGKSPSTQGDIEDCPTPASCTLCPTEPWLDDLGVHNFPRKPAKKAPRVEQTLTCVARRPSEDGEDEYLLTQRPNKGLLAGMWEFPSLLLDEENSKVKQKGALCAEVGRILGVEVNKDLLSYVGEVVHIFSHIHQTYIVYSVSVEDEHATEETQSEKLQWLTRPALLEAAVSTGLKKILKLYESMGELSHEVLTLKDGKRKKVAKNSKLSASKKTKPNPANGTRQLSLNSFFKTTEET encoded by the exons ATGTACAATATGAGCAAGTTGCGTTCCGCTATGCAGAAAGGAAAGAGATCCACGCTTACAATGGCAGAAACTACGAAAACACCCCGAAAGAGGACTAAGGAAGCTGTAAAAAAAG AAGAACCCACCAATCCCTGCACTCCCACCACATACCACACTTTTCATGAACCAGCCTCTGTGCTGCAGATACAGAAGAAGCTCCTCAACTGGTATGACAAGGAAAAGAGAGAGCTTCCATGGAGGACAGTG GCCTTAAAAGAGCCAGACGTCAACATCAGAACATATGCAG TCTGGGTCTCAGAGATCATGCTGCAGCAGACCCAGGTGGCCACTGTGATAGAATATTACAACAGATGGATGAAG AGGTGGCCGACGGTGCAGGATCTGGCAGCTGCTTCACTTGAG GAAGTCAACAAAATGTGGGCGGGGCTTGGCTACTACTCCCGAGGAAGGAGACTCCACGAAGGAGCTCAGAAG GTGGTGACAGAGATGGAGGGCCAGATGCCAAGGACGGTTGACAGCCTTCTGAAACAGCTGCCTGGGGTCGGACGCTACACTGCTGGGGCGATCGGGTCTATTGCACTcggagag GTGTCTGGAGTGGTGGATGGCAACGTGATCCGTGTCCTGTGCCGCCTGAGGGCTATAGGGGCTGACAGCACCAGCTCTGCCGTGACAGAGGCCCTATG GACCCTGGCTAATACCGTGGTGGACCCAGAGAGACCTGGGGAATTCAACCAGGCCTTGATGGAGCTGGGGGCCCGAGTCTGCACCCCTAAAGCAGCTCTCTGTGGCCAGTGTCCTCTAAAGACCCACTGCCACTCCTATCGCAAG GTTCATGTCAAGCAGGAGGCAAACTCCCAGAAGCTCCTGGGGAAAGTCGGCAAGAGCCCGTCTACACAGGGTGATATAGAAGACTGCC CCACGCCTGCATCCTGCACCTTGTGTCCCACGGAGCCCTGGTTGGATGACCTGGGGGTCCACAACTTCCCGAGGAAGCCTGCCAAGAAGGCCCCACGCGTCGAACAAACCCTCACCTGTGTGGCACGCCGACCCAGCGAAGACGGAGAGGACGAGTATCTGCTCACCCAGAGACCAAACAAAG GTCTGCTGGCCGGGATGTGGGAGTTCCCCAGTTTGTTACTAGACGAGGAGAATTCAAAAGTCAAGCAGAAGGGAGCCCTGTGTGCAGAGGTTGGAAGAATCTTGGGAGTCGAGGTCAACAAGGACCTTTTGTCTTATGTTGGGGAG GTGGTTCATATATTCTCTCACATTCACCAGACGTACATTGTGTACAGTGTTTCTGTTGAGGACGAACACGCTACTGAAGAAACACAAAGTGAAAAACTTCAGTGGCTAACCAGGCCTGCTCTGCTTGAGGCAGCTGTCTCCACAGGACTGAAAAAG ATCCTAAAGCTGTATGAATCTATGGGTGAACTTAGTCATGAGGTGCTAACTTTAAAG GACGGCAAGAGGAAGAAGGTTGCGAAAAACAGCAAGTTGTCAGCAAGTAAAAAAACCAAACCCAACCCAGCCAATGGAACcaggcagctgtcactcaactCCTTCTTCAAGACCACAGAGGAAACATGA
- the mutyh gene encoding adenine DNA glycosylase isoform X3, with translation MYNMSKLRSAMQKGKRSTLTMAETTKTPRKRTKEAVKKEEEPTNPCTPTTYHTFHEPASVLQIQKKLLNWYDKEKRELPWRTVALKEPDVNIRTYAVWVSEIMLQQTQVATVIEYYNRWMKRWPTVQDLAAASLEEVNKMWAGLGYYSRGRRLHEGAQKVVTEMEGQMPRTVDSLLKQLPGVGRYTAGAIGSIALGEVSGVVDGNVIRVLCRLRAIGADSTSSAVTEALWTLANTVVDPERPGEFNQALMELGARVCTPKAALCGQCPLKTHCHSYRKVHVKQEANSQKLLGKVGKSPSTQGDIEDCPTPASCTLCPTEPWLDDLGVHNFPRKPAKKAPRVEQTLTCVARRPSEDGEDEYLLTQRPNKGLLAGMWEFPSLLLDEENSKVKQKGALCAEVGRILGVEVNKDLLSYVGETYIVYSVSVEDEHATEETQSEKLQWLTRPALLEAAVSTGLKKILKLYESMGELSHEVLTLKDGKRKKVAKNSKLSASKKTKPNPANGTRQLSLNSFFKTTEET, from the exons ATGTACAATATGAGCAAGTTGCGTTCCGCTATGCAGAAAGGAAAGAGATCCACGCTTACAATGGCAGAAACTACGAAAACACCCCGAAAGAGGACTAAGGAAGCTGTAAAAAAAG AAGAAGAACCCACCAATCCCTGCACTCCCACCACATACCACACTTTTCATGAACCAGCCTCTGTGCTGCAGATACAGAAGAAGCTCCTCAACTGGTATGACAAGGAAAAGAGAGAGCTTCCATGGAGGACAGTG GCCTTAAAAGAGCCAGACGTCAACATCAGAACATATGCAG TCTGGGTCTCAGAGATCATGCTGCAGCAGACCCAGGTGGCCACTGTGATAGAATATTACAACAGATGGATGAAG AGGTGGCCGACGGTGCAGGATCTGGCAGCTGCTTCACTTGAG GAAGTCAACAAAATGTGGGCGGGGCTTGGCTACTACTCCCGAGGAAGGAGACTCCACGAAGGAGCTCAGAAG GTGGTGACAGAGATGGAGGGCCAGATGCCAAGGACGGTTGACAGCCTTCTGAAACAGCTGCCTGGGGTCGGACGCTACACTGCTGGGGCGATCGGGTCTATTGCACTcggagag GTGTCTGGAGTGGTGGATGGCAACGTGATCCGTGTCCTGTGCCGCCTGAGGGCTATAGGGGCTGACAGCACCAGCTCTGCCGTGACAGAGGCCCTATG GACCCTGGCTAATACCGTGGTGGACCCAGAGAGACCTGGGGAATTCAACCAGGCCTTGATGGAGCTGGGGGCCCGAGTCTGCACCCCTAAAGCAGCTCTCTGTGGCCAGTGTCCTCTAAAGACCCACTGCCACTCCTATCGCAAG GTTCATGTCAAGCAGGAGGCAAACTCCCAGAAGCTCCTGGGGAAAGTCGGCAAGAGCCCGTCTACACAGGGTGATATAGAAGACTGCC CCACGCCTGCATCCTGCACCTTGTGTCCCACGGAGCCCTGGTTGGATGACCTGGGGGTCCACAACTTCCCGAGGAAGCCTGCCAAGAAGGCCCCACGCGTCGAACAAACCCTCACCTGTGTGGCACGCCGACCCAGCGAAGACGGAGAGGACGAGTATCTGCTCACCCAGAGACCAAACAAAG GTCTGCTGGCCGGGATGTGGGAGTTCCCCAGTTTGTTACTAGACGAGGAGAATTCAAAAGTCAAGCAGAAGGGAGCCCTGTGTGCAGAGGTTGGAAGAATCTTGGGAGTCGAGGTCAACAAGGACCTTTTGTCTTATGTTGGGGAG ACGTACATTGTGTACAGTGTTTCTGTTGAGGACGAACACGCTACTGAAGAAACACAAAGTGAAAAACTTCAGTGGCTAACCAGGCCTGCTCTGCTTGAGGCAGCTGTCTCCACAGGACTGAAAAAG ATCCTAAAGCTGTATGAATCTATGGGTGAACTTAGTCATGAGGTGCTAACTTTAAAG GACGGCAAGAGGAAGAAGGTTGCGAAAAACAGCAAGTTGTCAGCAAGTAAAAAAACCAAACCCAACCCAGCCAATGGAACcaggcagctgtcactcaactCCTTCTTCAAGACCACAGAGGAAACATGA
- the mutyh gene encoding adenine DNA glycosylase isoform X1 codes for MYNMSKLRSAMQKGKRSTLTMAETTKTPRKRTKEAVKKEEEPTNPCTPTTYHTFHEPASVLQIQKKLLNWYDKEKRELPWRTVALKEPDVNIRTYAVWVSEIMLQQTQVATVIEYYNRWMKRWPTVQDLAAASLEEVNKMWAGLGYYSRGRRLHEGAQKVVTEMEGQMPRTVDSLLKQLPGVGRYTAGAIGSIALGEVSGVVDGNVIRVLCRLRAIGADSTSSAVTEALWTLANTVVDPERPGEFNQALMELGARVCTPKAALCGQCPLKTHCHSYRKVHVKQEANSQKLLGKVGKSPSTQGDIEDCPTPASCTLCPTEPWLDDLGVHNFPRKPAKKAPRVEQTLTCVARRPSEDGEDEYLLTQRPNKGLLAGMWEFPSLLLDEENSKVKQKGALCAEVGRILGVEVNKDLLSYVGEVVHIFSHIHQTYIVYSVSVEDEHATEETQSEKLQWLTRPALLEAAVSTGLKKILKLYESMGELSHEVLTLKDGKRKKVAKNSKLSASKKTKPNPANGTRQLSLNSFFKTTEET; via the exons ATGTACAATATGAGCAAGTTGCGTTCCGCTATGCAGAAAGGAAAGAGATCCACGCTTACAATGGCAGAAACTACGAAAACACCCCGAAAGAGGACTAAGGAAGCTGTAAAAAAAG AAGAAGAACCCACCAATCCCTGCACTCCCACCACATACCACACTTTTCATGAACCAGCCTCTGTGCTGCAGATACAGAAGAAGCTCCTCAACTGGTATGACAAGGAAAAGAGAGAGCTTCCATGGAGGACAGTG GCCTTAAAAGAGCCAGACGTCAACATCAGAACATATGCAG TCTGGGTCTCAGAGATCATGCTGCAGCAGACCCAGGTGGCCACTGTGATAGAATATTACAACAGATGGATGAAG AGGTGGCCGACGGTGCAGGATCTGGCAGCTGCTTCACTTGAG GAAGTCAACAAAATGTGGGCGGGGCTTGGCTACTACTCCCGAGGAAGGAGACTCCACGAAGGAGCTCAGAAG GTGGTGACAGAGATGGAGGGCCAGATGCCAAGGACGGTTGACAGCCTTCTGAAACAGCTGCCTGGGGTCGGACGCTACACTGCTGGGGCGATCGGGTCTATTGCACTcggagag GTGTCTGGAGTGGTGGATGGCAACGTGATCCGTGTCCTGTGCCGCCTGAGGGCTATAGGGGCTGACAGCACCAGCTCTGCCGTGACAGAGGCCCTATG GACCCTGGCTAATACCGTGGTGGACCCAGAGAGACCTGGGGAATTCAACCAGGCCTTGATGGAGCTGGGGGCCCGAGTCTGCACCCCTAAAGCAGCTCTCTGTGGCCAGTGTCCTCTAAAGACCCACTGCCACTCCTATCGCAAG GTTCATGTCAAGCAGGAGGCAAACTCCCAGAAGCTCCTGGGGAAAGTCGGCAAGAGCCCGTCTACACAGGGTGATATAGAAGACTGCC CCACGCCTGCATCCTGCACCTTGTGTCCCACGGAGCCCTGGTTGGATGACCTGGGGGTCCACAACTTCCCGAGGAAGCCTGCCAAGAAGGCCCCACGCGTCGAACAAACCCTCACCTGTGTGGCACGCCGACCCAGCGAAGACGGAGAGGACGAGTATCTGCTCACCCAGAGACCAAACAAAG GTCTGCTGGCCGGGATGTGGGAGTTCCCCAGTTTGTTACTAGACGAGGAGAATTCAAAAGTCAAGCAGAAGGGAGCCCTGTGTGCAGAGGTTGGAAGAATCTTGGGAGTCGAGGTCAACAAGGACCTTTTGTCTTATGTTGGGGAG GTGGTTCATATATTCTCTCACATTCACCAGACGTACATTGTGTACAGTGTTTCTGTTGAGGACGAACACGCTACTGAAGAAACACAAAGTGAAAAACTTCAGTGGCTAACCAGGCCTGCTCTGCTTGAGGCAGCTGTCTCCACAGGACTGAAAAAG ATCCTAAAGCTGTATGAATCTATGGGTGAACTTAGTCATGAGGTGCTAACTTTAAAG GACGGCAAGAGGAAGAAGGTTGCGAAAAACAGCAAGTTGTCAGCAAGTAAAAAAACCAAACCCAACCCAGCCAATGGAACcaggcagctgtcactcaactCCTTCTTCAAGACCACAGAGGAAACATGA